In the genome of Aspergillus luchuensis IFO 4308 DNA, chromosome 2, nearly complete sequence, one region contains:
- a CDS encoding elongation of very long chain fatty acids protein (COG:I;~EggNog:ENOG410PIKZ;~InterPro:IPR002076;~PFAM:PF01151;~TransMembrane:7 (o63-81i102-126o196-218i230-253o259-277i289-310o384-405i);~go_component: GO:0016021 - integral component of membrane [Evidence IEA]), with product MYDFTVHGEANPAVIRIGLPPSSLLKFPPSELPATVPAPVISEPTWNQPFNIPPTLYNQLLDVRVPITIASVYAVTVVLVNRINKSRGYKPYGFSQTRLFKLFVILHNVFLAIYSAWTFAGMIRAFRSSWPSRDDPNYVAAVADTLCKINGPRGYGNAATYDSTIDQWTFRNPEFSLAAGGVPDPSDLGRLWNEGLAFLGWIFYLSKFYEVLDTVIILAKGKKSSTLQTYHHAGAMMCMWAGIRYVAAPIWIFTLVNSGIHALMYTYYTVTALRIRVPTVIKRSLTTMQITQFIIGSTMAASYLFFSYTLPVGQTAPASPVDTPTVPAGTAGAGLVPWLKKLGFRAAGAEGIAENVGVPEAAAGARVLHVGPMVTCMDTSGQGFAIWLNVMYLLPLTYLFARFFVRSYLYRKEPGPRQPTQLHAAEKAGMDALRGVSREIRKAVEVNGETSEATEDEAVNKIQALRAQKNQQKPAENSPIRTRATAAKQKTRVASSDADSDSGFSTVSGKKGAKKATKEELQSSTIVVDTKDSNPYEVLDRSA from the exons ATGTACGACTTCACCGTCCACGGCGAGGCGAACCCGGCCGTCATTCGCATCGGCCTGCCTCCTTCGTCCCTCTTGAAATTCCCTCCTAGCGAGCTCCCGGCCACTGTTCCCGCCCCTGTGATCTCCGAGCCGACATGGAACCAGCCCTTCAACATTCCCCCGACGCTCTACAACCAGCTATTGGACGTGCGCGTTCCGATCACAATTGCGAGTGTGTACGCTGTGACCGTAGTCCTCGTCAATCGCATCAACAAGAGCCGGGGTTACAAGCCTTATGGATTCAGTCAGACGCGTCTCTTCAAGCTGttcgtcatcctccacaaCGTTTTCCTGGCCATTTACTCGGCATGGACTTTTGCGGGCATGATCCGTGCGTTCCGCAGCTCGTGGCCCAGTCGGGATGATCCCAACTACGTCGCAGCTGTTGCCGATACGCTGTGCAAGATCAATGGACCTCGTGGTTACGGTAATGCGGCTACGTACGACTCTACCATCGACCAGTGGACTTTCCGCAACCCCGAGTTCAGCCTGGCTGCAGGCGGTGTTCCGGACCCCTCCGATCTTGGTCGTCTCTGGAATGAGGGTCTGGCCTTCCTCGGCTGGATTTTCTACCTGTCCAAGTTCTACGAGGTCCTTGATaccgtcatcatcctggccaaGGGTAAGAAGAGCTCGACCCTGCAGACTTACCATCACGCCGGTGCCATGATGTGCATGTGGGCCGGTATCCGTTACGTCGCAGCTCCTATCTGGATCTTCACCTTGGTCAACTCTGGAATTCATGCTTTGATG TACACCTACTACACTGTGACTGCGCTGCGCATTCGCGTCCCCACCGTGATCAAGAGATCCTTGACCACCATGCAAATCACCCAGTTTATCATTGGCTCCACCATGGCTGCTTCCTACCTGTTCTTCAGCTACACTCTTCCTGTGGGCCAGACCGCTCCGGCCTCTCCTGTTGACACCCCGACTGTGCCGGCTGGTACTGCCGGTGCTGGACTTGTGCCATGGCTCAAGAAGCTCGGGTTCCGCGCTGCGGGTGCGGAAGGTATCGCCGAGAATGTGGGCGTCccggaagctgctgctggtgcgcGCGTCCTCCATGTCGGACCGATGGTGACCTGTATGGACACCAGCGGCCAGGGTTTCGCTATCTGGCTCAACGTGATGTACCTTCTGCCTTTGACCTACCTCTTTGCCCGGTTCTTCGTTCGCTCGTACCTCTACCGCAAGGAGCCCGGTCCCCGTCAGCCGACTCAGTTGCACGCCGCTGAGAAAGCCGGAATGGATGCCCTGAGAGGCGTGAGCCGCGAGATCCGCAAGGCCGTCGAGGTCAACGGAGAGACCAGTGAAGCTACCGAAGATGAGGCTGTGAACAAGATCCAGGCCCTTCGGGCACAGAAGAACCAGCAGAAGCCTGCTGAGAACTCTCCTATTCGCACCCGCGCAACTGCTGCCAAGCAGAAAACGCGTGTCGCCAGCAGTGATGCTGACTCCGACTCGGGTTTCTCGACCGTCAGCGGCAAGAAGGGCGCGAAGAAGGCCACTAAGGAAGAGCTCCAGAGCTCGACCATTGTCGTGGACACTAAAGACTCCAACCCCTACGAGGTTCTGGATCGCTCTGCCTAA
- a CDS encoding glycoside hydrolase family 35 protein (CAZy:GH35;~COG:G;~EggNog:ENOG410PGRS;~InterPro:IPR025300,IPR025972,IPR037110,IPR008979, IPR036833,IPR018954,IPR017853,IPR001944,IPR031330;~PFAM:PF13363,PF10435,PF00150,PF01301,PF13364;~SECRETED:SignalP(1-20);~go_function: GO:0004553 - hydrolase activity, hydrolyzing O-glycosyl compounds [Evidence IEA];~go_process: GO:0005975 - carbohydrate metabolic process [Evidence IEA]) produces MTRITKLCALLLSSTGLLAAAQNQTETGWPLYDDGLTTDIQWDHYSFKVHGERIFVFSGEFHYWRIPVPGLWRDILEKIKAAGFTTFSIYSSWAWHAPNNHTVDFSTGARDITPIFELAKELGMYIIVRPGPYINAEASAGGFPLWLTTGDYGTLRNNDSRYTAAWKPYFEKMTEITSRYQVTNGHNTFCYQIENEYGDQWLSDPSERVPNETAIAYMELLESSARENGILVPFTANDPNMNAMAWSRDWSNAGGNVDVVGLDSYPSCWTCDVSQCTSTNGEYVAYQVVEYYDYFLEFSPTMPSFMPEFQGGSYNPWAGPEGGCGDDTGVDFVNLFYRWNIAQRVTAMSLYMLYGGTNWGAIAAPVTATSYDYSSPISEDRSISSKYYETKLLSLFTRSARDLTMTDLIGNGTQYTNNTAVKAYELRNPTTNAGFYVTLHEDSTVGTNEAFSLRVNTSAGNLIVPRLGGSIRLNGHQSKIIVTDFTFGSETLLYSTAEVLTYAVLDKKPTLVLWVPTGESGEFAVKGAKSGSVVSKCQDCSAINFHQQGGNLVVGFTQAQGMSIVQIDNDIRVILLDRTAAYEFWAPALTEDPLVPEDEAVLIQGPYLVRSASLEKSTLAIKGDSINETAVEIFAPNDVKTVTWNGKQLKTSKSSYGSLKATIAAPVSIQLPAFTSWKVNDSLPERLPTYDASGLAWVDANHMTTANPSKPATLPVLYADEYGFHNGVRLWRGYFNGTASGVFLNVQGGSAFGFSAYLNGQFLGSYLGNASIEQANQTFVFPTNITHPTTQNTLLIIHDDTGHDETTGALNPRGILEARLLPSTTTDNTASPEFTHWRLAGTAGGESNLDPVRGAWNEDGLYAERVGWHLPGFDDSTWPSVSSSSLSFTGATVKFFRTTIPLNIPRGLDVSISFVLGTPDNAPNTYRAQLFVNGYQYGRFNPYIGNQVVFPVPVGVLDYSGENTIGVAVWAQTEDGAAITVDWKVNYVADSSLDVAGLETAGLRPGWSVERLKFA; encoded by the exons ATGACGCGGATCACCAAGTTATGCGCTCTTTTACTCTCCAGTACAGGTCTTCTGGCCGCTGCCCAGAACCAGACTGAAACTGGATGGCCCCTTTACGATGATGGTCTGACCACAGACATCCAGTGGGATCATTACAGTTTCAAGGTCCATGGTGAGAGAATATTTGTCTTCTCTGGTGAGTTCCATTACTGGCGTATCCCAGTACCTGGCCTATGGAGGGATATCCTTGAGAAGATCAAAGCTGCAGGCTTTACGACTTTTTCAATCTACTCGAGCTGGGCGTGGCATGCCCCGAACAATCACACGGTCGACTTCTCCACCGGTGCCCGCGACATCACTCCAATCTTCGAACTCGCAAAGGAGCTTGGGATGTACATCATCGTTCGCCCGGGTCCCTACATCAATGCAGAGGCCAGTGCGGGTGGCTTTCCCCTGTGGCTGACGACTGGCGACTATGGAACGTTGCGCAACAACGATTCGCGATACACGGCAGCATGGAAGCCATACTTCGAGAAGATGACGGAGATCACTAGTCGCTACCAGGTTACGAATGGCCATAATACGTTCTGCTACCAAATAGAGAACGAGTATGGCGATCAATGGCTCAGTGATCCCAGCGAAAGGGTTCCTAACGAGACGGCTATCGCGTACATGGAGCTTCTTGAAAGCAGCGCTCGCGAGAATGGCATTCTCGTACCATTCACCGCAAATGATCCCAATATGAATGCCATGGCCTGGAGTCGCGATTGGTCCAACGCTGGAGGCAACGTCGATGTCGTCGGCTTGGATTCCTATCCTTCG TGCTGGACTTGCGATGTCAGCCAGTGTACATCCACCAATGGCGAGTATGTAGCCTACCAGGTTGTCGAATACTATGACTATTTCCTCGAATTTTCGCCGACAATGCCGTCTTTCATGCCTGAGTTCCAGGGCGGCTCATACAACCCCTGGGCTGGGCCCGAGGGTGGCTGTGGTGACGATACTGGGGTGGACTTTGTCAACCTCTTCTACCGGTGGAACATCGCCCAGAGAGTCACAGCCATGAGTCTCTACATGTTATATGGAGGAACGAACTGGGGAGCAATTGCTGCGCCTGTTACAGCCACTAGCTACGACTACTCCTCCCCTATCTCCGAAGACCGATCCATCTCGTCCAAGTACTATGAGACCAAGCTGCTCTCATTATTTACGCGCAGTGCACGAGATCTGACAATGACCGATCTGATCGGTAACGGAACGCAATACACCAACAACACTGCTGTCAAAGCATACGAACTGCGGAACCCTACAACCAACGCTGGATTCTACGTCACGCTTCACGAGGACTCGACTGTCGGCACCAACGAGGCGTTCAGCCTGCGCGTCAACACGTCAGCGGGCAACCTCATCGTTCCCAGACTTGGAGGCTCAATCCGTCTCAATGGCCATCAGTCCAAGATTATTGTTACCGATTTCACCTTCGGGTCGGAGACCCTTCTGTATTCTACTGCCGAAGTCCTCACTTACGCTGTTTTGGACAAGAAGCCCACCCTCGTCCTTTGGGTTCCGACAGGCGAGTCTGGAGAATTCGCAGTGAAGGGCGCAAAATCCGGGTCTGTTGTATCAAAGTGTCAAGACTGCTCAGCGATCAACTTCCACCAACAGGGAGGTAACCTTGTAGTCGGATTTACTCAAGCCCAGGGAATGAGTATCGTTCAGATTGACAACGACATTCGGGTGATCCTACTGGACAGGACCGCAGCATACGAGTTCTGGGCCCCTGCTCTAACAGAGGACCCTCTTGTTCCGGAGGACGAAGCGG TTCTCATCCAAGGCCCGTATCTTGTTCGCTCCGCTAGTCTGGAGAAATCAACTCTTGCAATCAAGGGCGACTCCATCAACGAAACAGCCGTGGAAATCTTCGCGCCTAACGATGTCAAAACCGTCACATGGAACGGCAAGCAGCTGAAGACATCCAAGTCCTCATACGGTAGCCTCAAGGCCACTATCGCTGCGCCTGTATCTATTCAACTGCCAGCTTTCACTTCCTGGAAAGTCAACGACAGCCTGCCGGAGCGACTTCCGACATACGATGCCTCCGGTCTGGCGTGGGTTG ATGCAAACCACATGACAACCGCCAACCCCAGCAAGCCCGCCACACTGCCCGTCCTATACGCTGACGAATACG GCTTCCACAACGGCGTCCGTCTCTGGCGCGGCTACTTCAACGGCACCGCCAGCGGAGTCTTCCTGAACGTCCAAGGAGGCAGCGCATT CGGTTTCTCCGCCTACCTAAACGGCCAGTTCCTAGGCTCCTACCTCGGCAACGCCTCCATCGAACAAGCCAACCAAACCTTCGTCTTTccaaccaacatcacccacccaaccacCCAGAACACCCTCCTAATAATCCACGACGACACCGGCCACGACGAAACCACAGGGGCCCTCAACCCCCGCGGCATCCTCGAAGctcgcctcctcccctccaccaccaccgacaacaCCGCTTCCCCCGAATTCACCCACTGGCGCCTCGCCGGCACCGCCGGCGGCGAATCCAACCTCGACCCGGTCCGCGGGGCCTGGAACGAAGACGGGCTCTACGCAGAGCGAGTCGGATGGCATCTGCCCGGGTTCGACGACAGCACATGGCCCAgcgtatcatcatcaagtcTATCCTTCACCGGCGCAACAGTAAAATTCTTCcgcaccaccatcccattGAACATCCCACGAGGCCTGGacgtctccatctccttcgtACTGGGCACACCAGACAACGCACCGAATACGTACCGCGCGCAGTTATTCGTGAACGGATACCAGTACGGACGGTTTAATCCGTATATTGGCAACCAGGTGGTGTTCCCGGTTCCCgtgggggtgttggattACAGTGGGGAGAATACGATTGGCGTGGCGGTGTGGGCGCAGACGGAGGATGGGGCGGCGATTACGGTCGATTGGAAGGTGAATTATGTGGCGGATAGTTCGTTGGATgtggctgggttggagacTGCTGGGTTGAGGCCCGGGTGGAGTGTGGAGAGGTTGAAGTTTGCTTGA
- a CDS encoding putative MFS transporter (COG:G;~EggNog:ENOG410PHFT;~InterPro:IPR020846,IPR011701,IPR036259;~PFAM:PF07690;~TransMembrane:12 (i63-80o108-126i133-154o160-183i195-215o227-250i303-322o334-356i368-389o395-413i425-446o458-479i);~go_function: GO:0022857 - transmembrane transporter activity [Evidence IEA];~go_process: GO:0055085 - transmembrane transport [Evidence IEA]): protein MSPRTSHDVERDFDKSHVDNVEIVTDGVANADKPNPKKEAPAYVASLSPEERERAEKALVRKIDLRLLPMIIIMYILNYLDRNNIAAAKLAGLVTDLNLQGVEYQTCVSILFVGYLLMQIPSNLLLNKFGKPALYLPGAMMLWGIISTCTAGAQNYAGLVVVRFFLGFVEAAYFPGCLYFLSAWYTRKELGFRTAALYSGSLISGAFSGLIAAGITENMDYKMGLRAWRWLFIIEGAITIVVAAISIFILPNFPRTTSWLSEEEKQLAAWRLEEDIGEDDWVDSEQQTFLHGVQLAFTDIKTWILMLLILCIVSSASVTNFFPTVVKTLNYGNIETLLLTAPPYVLAVICAFANAWHADRTGERYFHITLPLYISVVAFILAATTTSIAPRYVSMMLMVPSLYTGYVVALGWISSTLPRPASKRAAALAGINCVSNASSIYASYMYPDSDAPRFVTAMTVNCVTAFVAILSATALRFILVRLNKKLDRGEGLGDGGGVPGQASSRGFRFLV from the exons ATGTCCCCCAGAACTTCTCATGATGTCGAACGGGACTTCGACAAGAGCCATGTCGACAACGTCGAGATCGTGACCGATGGAGTCGCCAATGCCGATAAACCCAACCCCAAGAAAGAGGCCCCGGCCTATGTGGCCAGTCTCTCCCCCGAGGAGCGCGAGAGAGCCGAGAAGGCCCTGGTCCGCAAGATTGACCTGCGTCTTCTgcccatgatcatcatcatgtacATCCTTAACTATCTGGACCGGAATAACATC GCTGCTGCCAAACTCGCTGGTCTCGTCACCGATTTGAACTTGCAGGGTGTGGAATACCAGACCTGTGTCAGTATCCTGTTCGTGGGTTATCTGTTGATGCAAA TTCCCTCCAATTTGCTGCTGAACAAGTTCGGAAAGCCGGCCCTCTACCTTCCGGGTGCTATGATGCTATGGGGTATTATCTCTACGTGCACGGCGGGAGCTCAGAACTATGCCGGCTTGGTTGTAGttcgcttcttcctcggttTTGTTGAAGCTGCTTACTTC CCTGGCTGTCTTTACTTCCTCAGTGCCTGGTACACTCGCAAGGAACTCGGCTTCCGCACTGCAGCCCTCTACTCGGGTTCCCTGATTTCAGGTGCTTTCTCTGGACTTATTGCCGCTGGTATCACCGAGAACATGGACTACAAGATGGGTCTTCGTGCTTG GCGCTGGcttttcatcatcgaggGTGCGATCACCATCGTTGttgccgccatctccatcttcattctGCCCAACTTCCCCAGAACCACCAGTTGGCTcagcgaagaagagaagcagctggCCGCTTGGCggctggaggaagacatcGGTGAGGACGACTGGGTGGATAGTGAACAGCAAACCTTCCTCCACGGTGTGCAATTGGCCTTTACCGATATCAAGACCTGGATTCTG ATGCTGCTCATCTTGTGCATTGTCTCTTCCGCCTCCGTCACAAACTTCTTCCCCACCGTCGTCAAGACCCTCAACTACGGCAACATCGAGACGCTTCTGCTCACCGCTCCCCCATACGTTCTGGCTGTCATCTGTGCCTTTGCTAATGCCTGGCATGCCGATCGCACTGGCGAGCGTTACTTCCACATCACCCTACCCCTATACATCTCCGTAGTGGCTTTCATCCTcgctgccaccaccaccagcatcgCTCCCCGTTATGTCTCTATGATGCTGATGGTCCCATCCCTGTACACCGGCTACGTGGTAGCCCTGGGCTGGATCTCAAGCACCCTCCCCCGTCCGGCCTCGAAGCGTGCTGCAGCTCTGGCAGGTATCAACTGCGTCAGTAATGCCAGTAGTATCTATGCCAGTTACATGTACCCGGACAGTGATGCACCGCGATTCG TCACTGCTATGACCGTCAACTGTGTCACCGCCTTCGTAGCCATCCTGTCCGCAACTGCCCTccgcttcatcctcgtccggCTGAACAAGAAGCTCGATCGGGGCGAGGGCCTGGGCGATGGCGGAGGTGTCCCTGGCCAGGCCAGCTCCAGGGGCTTCCGTTTCTTGGTTTAG
- the BNI4 gene encoding uncharacterized protein (COG:S;~EggNog:ENOG410PGSG), translating into MAALVQTIPQQSGTVSVLQTRPSSSSGTFTTSSQPGQQQNPRNSTMSWNPYNNNGSSGNYRVGHQVVAPYAFTSTPSPSNSTNMQARQSLSPHLRPEHRTSSAPSVPQGPASPANAGVNSRFAHPAAGSVSTSSSNSSVHSYMSKDDSAIPTRQIRTDAPLRPLSTVNLPSPSSSNFMNISSPTVARPSPDRYRRGNRRPENAAGTQPASTQPNGPAPARSATLATDDSALHMSTPSLAGVSLDAPRRIGHVRVPSADDTTRADKPQTELAKRYRRRSWGNIDNAGLINMQLHLPTSSPTPTAGGHDYFDQSTRPRSAQSHKEVQGSIPSAHSSTSSVRDAGHSESASSSSKSGPKTDDSKRPNKPSPLSQPVEVDSKPPTPKASQPSTTPNPAPTESLASQRLAEITKGDPKRPGKSRLRRAFSFGSASELLKASSQNKREAMAAERARRELLQEELGPEQAAIAEQQEASGLGESIYSSHHQGRIFNSSTDNLSVSSTASSASIMLRKMGKGMKRSTRSLVGLFRPKSVVSTSSTDGVMIEPMAPQLSVVNIEAERKSTAVTSDSQDHPLGNTLFSKVETDAANAVSHEDAALDKSRKSIVGGDRERAEVLAAVRKGILKSTSWLP; encoded by the coding sequence ATGGCTGCGTTGGTACAGACAATCCCCCAGCAAAGTGGCACGGTTTCTGTGCTTCAAACCCgaccatcctcttcttcgggcACCTTCACAACTTCCTCGCAACCCGGGCAACAACAAAATCCGCGGAACTCGACGATGTCCTGGAACCCCTATAACAACAACGGCAGTTCGGGAAACTACAGAGTGGGCCACCAGGTCGTGGCCCCCTACGCCTTCACCAGCACCCCAAGCCCCTCGAATTCAACCAACATGCAAGCCCGTCAGTCACTGTCCCCTCATCTGAGGCCAGAGCATCGCACATCTTCAGCCCCTTCGGTGCCTCAGGGGCCTGCAAGTCCCGCCAACGCCGGAGTCAACTCGCGTTTCGCCCATCCTGCAGCTGGTTCTGTatccacttcttcctccaattcctccgtCCACTCCTACATGTCGAAAGACGACTCGGCGATTCCAACTAGACAAATACGTACCGATGCTCCCTTGCGCCCGCTCTCCACAGTTAACCTTccttcaccctcctcttcgaaTTTCATGAACATATCCTCACCAACTGTGGCCCGTCCGTCCCCCGACCGCTATCGTCGTGGAAACCGGCGACCGGAAAATGCTGCGGGCACCCAGCCCGCTTCCACGCAGCCTAACGGACCGGCACCTGCACGTTCTGCAACGTTAGCCACCGACGACAGTGCCCTCCACATGAGTACTCCCAGCCTTGCGGGTGTGTCTCTGGATGCCCCCCGCCGCATTGGGCATGTCCGCGTGCCCAGTGCTGATGATACCACGCGCGCAGATAAGCCTCAGACAGAGTTAGCCAAGAGGTATAGGCGCCGGAGCTGGGGAAACATTGATAACGCTGGTCTCATCAATATGCAGCTACACTTGCCCACATCATCGCCGACGCCGACAGCAGGTGGCCATGACTACTTCGATCAGAGTACGCGGCCCCGATCGGCACAGTCTCATAAAGAAGTCCAGGGAAGCATTCCGTCCGCCCattcttcgacttcatctGTACGTGATGCAGGACACAGCGAAtctgcatcatcctccagtAAGAGTGGTCCCAAGACCGATGACAGCAAGCGACCGAACAAACCCTCACCGCTGTCTCAGCCGGTCGAGGTTGACTCTAAGCCCCCGACTCCCAAAGCATCCCAGCCTTCCACAACGCCAAACCCTGCTCCCACGGAGAGCCTCGCTTCCCAGCGTCTTGCCGAAATAACAAAGGGCGACCCTAAGCGACCAGGGAAATCCAGGCTGAGGAGGGCCTTTTCGTTCGGTAGCGCATCAGAGCTCCTCAAAGCTTCCTCGCAAAACAAAAGGGAAGCGATGGCTGCGGAGAGGGCTCGCAGGGAATTGCTGCAAGAGGAATTGGGTCCAGAACAGGCAGCCATAGCCGAACAACAGGAAGCAAGCGGCCTGGGCGAGAGCATTTACTCTTCGCATCACCAAGGTCGTATATTCAATAGCTCCACCGACAACCTCTCCGTTTCGTCgacagcctcctccgcctctaTTATGCTTCGCAAGATGGGCAAGGGAATGAAACGATCGACGCGATCATTGGTGGGGCTTTTCCGCCCAAAATCGGTAGTGAGCACATCTTCGACCGATGGTGTGATGATTGAGCCCATGGCACCCCAGCTGTCCGTGGTCAACATTGAAGCGGAGAGGAAAAGCACAGCCGTCACCTCTGACTCGCAAGACCATCCTCTTGGTAACACGTTGTTTTCTAAGGTGGAAACCGATGCAGCGAACGCCGTGAGCCATGAAGATGCTGCCCTGGACAAGTCGCGTAAAAGCATTGTCGGAGGAGACAGGGAGCGAGCGGAGGTTCTGGCAGCTGTGAGGAAGGGCATACTGAAGAGTACGTCCTGGTTACCATGA
- a CDS encoding uncharacterized protein (COG:S;~EggNog:ENOG410PMYP;~TransMembrane:1 (o31-51i)) → MSFPYSQDARRRRVGAGAGFSSTGNRTVLGYWVPLAVTVGIATVSIAAWIWSERSEDDDDNNNNNNNDRDTTIPPPHDGRFPAPEGYPHGEYADDYARSTATDIPGDDASMMARMQGALRRTPSPQQIFDGASKKVAAGVAAAGAFVGGALTSIREEDRGDFEDHSRWSEEVASRAQRAEQSAPTMTGALPVRDVGVGGPVSATKKRTVAIVVSSESAQVDPEDIVSQHVSILSHLPEHVNLDTARVFIMIYAPGLKHAPKQGNSSQPDLSVASSYSNIAPEEAVASGELPEGESSAESRQVDEEEGSTPLFKTMYTQAQALVEKENTIMPFSTATGFVHLLRHLSPEVVYVQESLTGEAGEHVKLFSGWVRETVIVVGGEIGHGGLVDSDDESALADKGEKWWQKEGVTGIGKRINVVDVHRIGDDWRRRVSGHD, encoded by the exons ATGTCCTTTCCTTACTCCCAGGATGCTCGCCGCCGGCGGGTCGGAGCCGGCGCCGGCTTCAGCTCCACTGGTAATCGGACCGTCCTGGGATACTGGGTGCCTCTAGCTGTCACCGTGGGCATCGCAACTGTCAGCATTGCAGCCTGGATCTGGAGCGAACGCAGcgaggacgatgacgataataataacaataataataacgaCCGCGATACTACTATCCCCCCTCCGCACGACGGCCGCTTCCCCGCCCCCGAGGGTTACCCTCATGGCGAATATGCGGACGATTACGCCCGTTCAACCGCCACGGATATACCAGGGGATGATGCTAGCATGATGGCGCGCATGCAGGGTGCGCTGCGCCGCACTCCTAGTCCTCAGCAGATCTTCGATGGCGCTAGCAAGAAGGTTGCTGCGGGAGTCGCTGCCGCGGGAGCTTTCGTGGGTGGTGCGCTGACCTCGATTCGTGAGGAAGATAGGGGTGACTTTGAGGATCATTCTCGCTGGTCGGAGGAGGTTGCTTCGAGAGCTCAGCGCGCGGAACAGTCTGCGCCGACTATGACGGGGGCGTTGCCGGTTCgtgatgttggtgttggcggcCCAGTGTCTGctacgaagaagaggactgTTGCGATTGTGGTCTCGTCGGAGTCTGCGCAGGTGGATCCGGAGGATATCGTTTCTCAGCATGTG TCTATCCTTTCTCATCTCCCTGAACATGTCAACCTGGATACGGCTAGGGTCTTCATCATGATCTATGCCCCCGGTCTCAAGCACGCCCCGAAGCAGGGAAACTCCTCTCAGCCGGACTTGTCTGTTGCCTCTTCCTATTCCAACATCGCCCCCGAAGAAGCTGTTGCGTCTGGTGAGCTTCCCGAGGGAGAGTCGTCTGCGGAATCTCGCCaggtcgatgaggaagagggctCTACACCACTGTTCAAGACGATGTACACCCAGGCGCAGGCACttgtggagaaggagaatacCATCATGCCCTTCAGCACCGCGACAGGGTTTGtgcatcttcttcgccatcttTCTCCGGAGGTAGTGTATGTTCAGGAGTCCCTTACCGGGGAAGCAGGAGAGCATGTAAAGCTCTTCTCTGGCTGGGTTCGGGAGAcggtcatcgtcgtcggagGCGAAATCGGTCACGGTGGTCTTGTTGACAGCGACGATGAGTCTGCTCTTGCAGACAAGGGCGAGAAATGGTGGCAGAAGGAGGGTGTCACTGGCATTGGCAAGCGGATCAACGTGGTCGATGTCCACCGCATTGGTGATGattggaggcggagggtgtCTGGTCACGACTAG
- a CDS encoding uncharacterized protein (COG:S;~EggNog:ENOG410Q2BH), protein MGMPQTTIDRLSEADDILPGIGVRFMWEAKTGLFKVVPSASYEFTTSEITRYIEDQRVQMGIPRTEVSWGRTTTNPGTVSTHGKQPDHSFYPSSRPPSFGQLSGWPTLVIETGVSESMAKLRRDATWWFQNSSGDTRIVLLVSIKSRSRELRIEKWQLAPPNIGRPGTTRQLIDQLRQQPDQMPPLIQQPANMQLAFSIQEVVITPTSIIGQPLVIPFRAMFDRQPTGAERDIVIDNEGFREISRFI, encoded by the coding sequence ATGGGCATGCCCCAAACGACCATTGACAGGCTGAGCGAAGCGGACGACATACTGCCAGGAATTGGAGTCCGGTTCATGTGGGAAGCAAAGACGGGGCTCTTCAAAGTCGTGCCATCTGCTTCATATGAGTTCACTACGTCAGAAATAACGCGTTACATCGAAGACCAGAGAGTTCAAATGGGGATACCACGAACAGAAGTTTCCTGGGGGAGAACAACCACGAACCCTGGTACTGTTTCGACACACGGCAAGCAACCTGACCATAGCTTTTATCCTTCGAGCCGCCCGCCTTCTTTTGGCCAGCTAAGTGGATGGCCGACACTTGTCATCGAAACTGGTGTCTCAGAATCTATGGCAAAGCTCCGGCGCGACGCAACCTGGTGGTTTCAGAATTCTTCTGGAGACACTAGAATTGTACTTCTTGTCTCGATCAAATCCAGGAGCAGAGAGTTACGCATTGAGAAATGGCAACTTGCCCCCCCCAACATAGGTAGACCGGGTACTACTAGACAACTTATCGACCAATTACGCCAGCAACCCGACCAAATGCCACCTCTAATCCAGCAGCCCGCAAATATGCAGCTCGCATTTTCTATTCAGGAGGTAGTCATTACGCCAACGTCGATAATCGGACAGCCTCTTGTGATCCCATTCAGAGCTATGTTTGATCGGCAACCTACTGGAGCAGAGCGAGATATAGTCATAGATAATGAGGGCTTTCGCGAGATTTCACGTTTCATATGA